A window of Torulaspora globosa chromosome 8, complete sequence contains these coding sequences:
- the RSB1 gene encoding phospholipid-translocating ATPase RSB1 (ancestral locus Anc_5.647), producing MDIATLLEVSKRDSVVVDGRSPVSLYSGMVPNLAFNVAMLAIWGVLLSWHTLMIWYRQYWFSSAFVCAAILEVLGYVGRVWSHFDVYLVNPFLMQLVCLTIAPVFTMGGVYYQLAKMIEIYGHRFSLLPSPMAYSYIFIAFDFISLVVQAAGGGVAGTESTNGDSSDTGDNIFIAGLSLQVASMIIFMVLMGHLYYKVFVQTRLDHSGQTKLSLGLLKISRTEIDYLYRQKFSDLRVRPDRWVFHYFPLAMVVAVATVFVRCCYRLAELAAGWNGYLIIHENYFIILDALMIALATVALSVFHPGFAFQGRHVSIPITHGRVDPETVEKPPFEPEKEDSYIDSGEQVSGRGNVFMKPFQKMKNAFS from the coding sequence ATGGACATAGCAACGCTGCTGGAAGTAAGTAAAAGAGATAGTGTAGTGGTGGATGGCCGGTCGCCAGTGTCGCTGTACAGCGGCATGGTGCCGAACCTGGCGTTCAATGTGGCAATGCTGGCGATCTGGGGGGTGCTGCTGAGCTGGCATACGCTGATGATCTGGTATCGGCAGTACTGGTTCTCGTCGGCGTTTGTGTGTGCGGCGATCCTGGAGGTGCTTGGGTACGTCGGCAGGGTGTGGTCGCACTTCGACGTGTATCTTGTGAACCCGTTCCTGATGCAGCTGGTGTGTCTGACGATCGCGCCCGTGTTCACGATGGGAGGCGTGTACTACCAGCTGGCCAAGATGATCGAGATCTACGGCCACAGGTTTTCGCTGCTGCCGTCGCCGATGGCATACTCGTATATCTTCATCGCGTTCGACTTCATATCTCTGGTGGTTCAGGCGGCAGGCGGCGGTGTGGCGGGCACCGAGTCGACAAACGGCGACAGCTCGGACACCGGTGACAACATCTTTATCGCGGGGCTGTCGCTGCAGGTTGCGTCGATGATTATATTCATGGTGCTCATGGGCCATCTGTATTACAAGGTTTTCGTCCAGACCCGTCTGGACCACAGCGGCCAGACCAAGCTGAGTCTCggcttgttgaagatcagcCGCACCGAGATCGATTATCTGTACAGACAGAAGTTCAGCGACCTCAGGGTGCGTCCCGACCGCTGGGTGTTCCATTACTTCCCTCTTGCTATGGTCGTCGCGGTTGCTACGGTCTTTGTCCGTTGCTGCTATCGTCTTGCAGAACTAGCCGCGGGCTGGAACGGCTATCTTATCATACATGAGAACTActtcatcattctcgaTGCCCTGATGATTGCACTCGCCACCGTGGCGTTGTCGGTGTTCCATCCGGGATTCGCGTTCCAGGGAAGACACGTCTCTATTCCTATCACGCATGGGCGTGTCGATCCGGAGACCGTAGAGAAGCCGCCGTTCGAGCCGGAGAAAGAGGATTCCTACATTGACTCTGGCGAGCAAGTTTCGGGACGTGGCAACGTCTTTATGAAGCctttccagaagatgaagaacgCCTTCAGCTGA
- the STD1 gene encoding Std1p (ancestral locus Anc_5.644) produces MFVSPPPASTTGRGLSKRQGGTSNHRHKANSGFLQSIPEGSSAVSYAPSMGSSQSLEGSLYQTDSQPQIPMKKDTANFVNAPPEYADRARDEIRKRLLPSGNRTHRYSRADSEVSSRRSSDNRSVFSYNTSSDQSSIFSQPSTVFTHSTVDSSPFLPPPKIVTHVSLQDALPKTFYDMYAPEILMSDPSNILCNGRPKFTERALLDWELNDIRSLLIVEKCRPEWGNQLPEIVTDAPNLPHFRFQLLPLNSSDAFIIETLVSSDLYMEANLDDQFKLTSARYTVAAARKRHEQMTGRVEPIMELSKPEWRNIVENYLLNIAVEAQCRFDFKHRCSEYKKFKFQQSNLKRPHMPPPKLIPNTDRGNFMENSDRSANGSSLLKKALLKNLQLKSFNKNNAGDTNSNINDNNARSAGSIHQNEGKISLTKEEKAMLWSQCQAQVYQRLGLDWQPDKVS; encoded by the coding sequence ATGTTTGTTTCTCCTCCACCGGCTTCAACGACAGGCCGTGGTCTCTCTAAGAGACAGGGTGGAACAAGCAATCATCGGCATAAAGCCAATAGTGGGTTTTTACAATCGATCCCAGAAGGATCGTCGGCTGTGTCTTATGCTCCGTCGATGGGATCATCACAGTCGTTGGAAGGTTCTCTTTATCAAACGGATTCCCAACCACAGATTCCTATGAAGAAGGATACGGCTAATTTTGTCAATGCACCACCAGAATACGCTGACCGCGCCAGAGACGAAATCCGTAAAAGGCTGCTGCCATCAGGGAACAGGACACATCGTTACAGCAGAGCTGACAGTGAAGTGTCGTCTAGACGGTCGAGTGATAATCGTAGTGTTTTTTCGTACAACACATCGTCGGATCAGTCGAGCATATTTTCGCAGCCAAGCACTGTTTTCACGCATTCCACCGTCGATAGCTCGCCATTTCTGCCTCCTCCAAAGATAGTCACGCATGTGTCGCTGCAGGATGCGCTGCCGAAGACCTTCTACGACATGTACGCTCCGGAGATTCTGATGTCAGACCCTTCGAACATTCTGTGTAACGGGCGCCCCAAGTTCACCGAGCGAGCGTTGCTGGACTGGGAGTTGAACGATATTCGGTCGCTGCTTATAGTTGAGAAATGCAGGCCGGAGTGGGGAAACCAACTGCCGGAGATAGTCACCGATGCGCCCAATTTGCCGCATTTCAGGTTTCAACTGTTGCCCTTGAACTCGAGCGACGCGTTCATAATCGAGACGCTGGTGAGCTCTGACCTGTACATGGAGGCGAATTTGGATGATCAGTTCAAACTGACGAGTGCCAGGTACACCGTGGCCGCGGCAAGGAAAAGACATGAGCAGATGACAGGCCGAGTAGAGCCCATAATGGAGCTGTCGAAGCCAGAATGGAGAAATATTGTCGAAAATTACCTGCTGAACATCGCAGTCGAGGCTCAGTGCAGATTCGATTTCAAACACCGCTGCTCCGAATAtaagaagttcaaattCCAGCAATCCAATTTGAAAAGACCGCATATGCCTCCTCCAAAGCTAATTCCAAATACTGATAGAGGGAATTTCATGGAGAACAGCGATCGCTCGGCCAACGGCAGTAGTCTACTGAAGAAGGCgttgttgaaaaatctgcaaCTCAAGtccttcaacaagaatAACGCGGGCGATACTAACAGTAACATTAATGATAATAACGCAAGATCGGCTGGCTCGATACATCAGAACGAGGGGAAAATTTCGCTGAcaaaggaagagaaagccATGCTTTGGTCCCAATGTCAGGCACAGGTCTACCAGAGGTTGGGCTTGGATTGGCAACCGGATAAAGTCTCCTAA
- the GPT2 gene encoding bifunctional glycerol-3-phosphate/glycerone-phosphate O-acyltransferase GPT2 (ancestral locus Anc_5.648) has translation MVEEKGDTAAERKEAKPHIAHATVGYVNHYNGYTYSIRTWLFDCSLFILNVIFTIFFREIKVRGGHNVPGTGTPTLMVCAPHANQFIDPSLVMVTTRKLLKDSATRSRQVCFVTAESSLKQRFVSLFGRCTGAIPVPRAQDNLKPIDASVKIYCPDLENAPEVIKGRVEGGGSPEFSRRFVAKSLIGLPNYLGNAQISEVLDDETLVLKAPFKFKSNDKIRKLLTEGTNFKYAAKIDNSKTFQNVFDHLHTNGCVGIFPEGGSHDRPSLLPIKAGVAIMALGAAAADPNMRVHVVPCGLHYFHRDKFRSRAVLEYGEPIVVGPELGRKYAEDPRGTVEDLLKTITNALYAVTENAPSFDVLMTIQAARRLYQPARGKVSLSNVVEINRRLLIGYSKYKDDPRIIHLQQMVNKYNNALYSLGLKDHQVMELKTRKTEVLRSLFVLIERLIRLSIFFVLSLPGSILFTPIFISCSIYAKKKAKEGLSKSVVKIKGTDLIASWKLMFALVFAPILYVTYSFILVFLYSRHNVWVSKLWVPFDSKLLQFCYFYALLVSATYSSLKTGEIGMDLFKSLPPLFITFIYPGKKIKQLQSMRERLSLEITAVCNELGPKVFPNFDKIKTRFDDHVEEVSSEADGELTEETLFSSRSRSASVHSETSMASNALSKINSRGSLTDVPIFSEGKHPEDHSDDELEVSPEPDEGASKITALIRKKWQHEKAD, from the coding sequence ATGgtggaagagaaaggcgATACGGCAGCGGAGCGTAAGGAGGCAAAACCTCACATAGCTCACGCAACGGTTGGCTATGTGAATCACTATAATGGATACACGTACTCGATTCGAACGTGGTTGTTTGACTGTTCGCTGTTTATTTTGAATGTGATATTCACGATATTCTTCCGAGAGATCAAGGTTCGTGGTGGTCACAATGTTCCTGGTACGGGTACGCCGACGTTGATGGTTTGCGCACCTCATGCTAATCAGTTCATCGATCCGTCGCTGGTGATGGTGACGACCaggaagctgttgaaggaCTCTGCTACGCGGTCGAGGCAGGTTTGCTTTGTCACCGCGGAGTCGAGCTTGAAGCAGCGGTTCGTCTCGCTGTTTGGCCGTTGTACTGGGGCGATTCCGGTGCCTAGAGCGCAGGATAATTTGAAGCCGATCGATGCGAGCGTCAAAATATACTGTCCGGACCTGGAGAATGCTCCGGAGGTGATCAAGGGCCGGGTCGAGGGCGGCGGGTCGCCGGAGTTCAGCAGAAGGTTCGTTGCCAAGTCGCTGATCGGGCTGCCCAACTATTTGGGGAACGCGCAGATTAGCGAGGTTTTGGACGACGAGACTTTGGTTCTGAAGGCGCCCTTCAAGTTTAAGAGCAATGACAAGATCAGAAAGCTGTTGACCGAGGGCACGAACTTCAAGTACGCGGCCAAGATCGACAATTCGAAGACGTTCCAGAACGTGTTTGACCATCTGCACACCAACGGCTGCGTCGGGATCTTCCCGGAGGGCGGGTCGCACGATAGGCCGTCGCTGCTGCCGATCAAGGCGGGAGTGGCCATTATGGCGCTCGGAGCGGCGGCAGCTGACCCGAATATGAGGGTGCACGTTGTGCCCTGCGGTTTGCACTATTTTCACCGGGACAAGTTCAGATCGAGGGCAGTGTTGGAATACGGGGAGCCGATCGTTGTGGGGCCCGAGTTGGGCAGAAAATACGCTGAAGATCCGAGGGGAACTGTGGAAGATTTGCTCAAGACTATCACTAACGCTCTTTATGCCGTCACGGAAAATGCGCCTAGCTTCGACGTCTTGATGACGATCCAGGCGGCGCGGAGGCTGTATCAGCCAGCGAGAGGCAAAGTTTCGCTGTCTAACGTCGTGGAAATAAACAGAAGGCTACTTATCGGCTACTCCAAGTACAAGGACGATCCGCGCATCATTCATCTACAACAGATGGTCAACAAATACAACAATGCCTTGTATTCGCTTGGCTTGAAGGACCATCAAGTTATGGAGCTGAAAACTCGAAAGACTGAGGTGCTAAGGAGCTTGTTTGTTTTGATCGAGAGACTGATAAGACTATCGATATTCTTCGTGCTCTCGCTGCCGGGGTCCATCCTGTTCACACCGATCTTCATTAGCTGCAGCATTTATGCGAAGAAAAAGGCTAAAGAGGGTCTCTCAAAATCGGTGGTCAAAATAAAAGGGACCGATCTGATTGCGTCCTGGAAACTGATGTTTGCCCTGGTGTTTGCGCCTATCCTATATGTTACCTACTCCTTCATTCTGGTCTTCCTGTATTCCCGTCATAACGTCTGGGTATCTAAACTGTGGGTTCCGTTCGACAGCAAGCTTCTCCAATTTTGCTATTTCTATGCCCTCTTGGTGTCTGCTACCTACTCGAGTCTCAAGACAGGGGAGATTGGCATGGACTTGTTCAAGTCATTACCACCGCTGTTCATTACCTTCATCTACCCTGGAAAGAAAATCAAGCAACTTCAGAGTATGCGTGAGCGCTTAAGTCTGGAGATAACAGCTGTGTGTAACGAATTAGGACCCAAAGTCTTCCCTAACTTCGACAAGATAAAAACACGTTTCGATGATCATGTGGAGGAGGTATCATCAGAAGCTGATGGTGAACTGACCGAGGAGACGCTCTTCAGTTCACGTAGCCGTTCGGCCTCGGTGCATTCTGAAACTTCCATGGCATCGAATGCGCTATCCAAAATCAACTCTCGCGGTTCTTTAACGGACGTTCCTATTTTCTCAGAGGGGAAGCATCCCGAGGATCACAGTGATGACGAACTGGAGGTTTCACCTGAACCGGATGAAGGTGCCTCCAAAATCACCGCCTTAATTAGGAAGAAGTGGCAGCACGAGAAGGCAGATTAA
- the RAT1 gene encoding ssRNA exonuclease RAT1 (ancestral locus Anc_5.645) yields the protein MGVPSFFRWLSRKYPKIISPVLEEQPQVIDGVTLPIDYAAPNPNGELDNLYLDMNGIVHPCSHPENKPPPETEDEMLLAVFEYTNRVLNMARPRKVLMIAVDGVAPRAKMNQQRSRRFRSARDAQLENEAREQVMREREEIGEVIDESVKSKKTWDSNAITPGTPFMDKLAAALRYWTSFKLSTDPGWRNLQVIISDATVPGEGEHKIMNFVRSQRADPQYNPNTTHCIYGLDADLIFLGLATHEPHFKILREDVFAQNNRKRHNFKDTLDMTEEEKQLIAKEDSEKPFLWLHISVLREYLAAELWVPKLSIPFDLERAIDDWVFMCFFCGNDFLPHLPSLDVRENSIDILLDIWKVVLPGLKSYMTCDGELNLKSVETLLGHLGAREADIFKTRHIQEVRKQESIQRRKLQRDVSKGQDRHPTKVNEQLQMYDTQGNLATGSWNLTTSDMVNLKKEIMLANEGDAEAIAIVKAQSDKNDQIMKEISSTDMDKVVSEANKANYSVADLMKKKLIAKKHKLEQEEAKQEREAKRAKAEEENIDVKQAAAERELDEEIRAEIINEVEEEDADDDDEDNDADENEEPIESGQISFEDPKGGQSVPVVSSGGMRSGVFDSDAEVRLYEPGYKERYYIAKFNIGEQEIEPLRKDLVKHYIEGVSWVLAYYYQGCASWDWFYPYHYAPFAADFIGIADIKIEFEKGEPILPYEQLMSVLPAASGHTLPPIFRPLMSDPDSEIIDFYPTEFPIDMNGKKMSWQGIALLPFIESKRLLRVVREQYRLLSDYEKSRNVRKDPVLIISNKNVNYEKFAKRLFKETSEETDLKFQHFKSGLSGIVSTDVEGFQLNSKMQCPIQTGSLPELSTNLFLKMAFKLQPLPGRNKSVTLNGFIPSEPVLSPYDLDAIYYRYNNSQNGNRSGRWNFENDMRQNKVPVGPSGTTQYKPRVGGFRSFYYFGQMNNTANYSNEYNGRNYQQAEQYAGQRRYPGADNYRGNSGGAKNQYNTHQSRYSDSYGTGAGRSYNVRDRQYSGNGTAIGRRYQGSNRPAYKSGYTPRR from the coding sequence ATGGGTGTTCCTTCGTTCTTCAGATGGCTTTCAAGGAAGTATCCTAAAATCATATCGCCTGTTTTAGAAGAACAACCTCAGGTTATAGACGGTGTAACGTTACCTATCGATTATGCGGCTCCTAATCCTAATGGTGAGCTGGACAATCTGTATTTGGATATGAACGGTATTGTGCATCCGTGTTCGCATCCGGAGAACAAGCCTCCGCCTGAGACGGAAGACGAGATGCTTCTTGCCGTGTTTGAGTACACTAATCGAGTCCTGAATATGGCTAGACCACGTAAAGTGCTGATGATAGCTGTGGATGGTGTAGCTCCGCGTGCCAAGATGAACCAGCAACGTTCTCGTAGATTCAGAAGCGCCAGAGATGCTCAActggaaaatgaagccCGCGAACAAGTCATGAGGGAACGTGAGGAGATTGGAGAAGTAATTGACGAATCAGTTAAAAGTAAAAAAACCTGGGATTCCAACGCTATCACACCGGGAACTCCGTTCATGGATAAGCTGGCGGCGGCGCTACGTTACTGGACTTCCTTTAAGCTATCTACAGATCCCGGTTGGCGAAATTTGCAAGTCATAATTAGCGATGCCACGGTGCCGGGCGAAGGTGAACACAAGATTATGAACTTCGTTAGATCGCAGCGGGCGGACCCTCAGTATAATCCGAACACCACTCACTGTATATACGGTTTAGACGCCGATCTGATCTTTTTAGGTTTAGCGACACACGAGCCGCATTTCAAGATACTGAGAGAAGATGTGTTCGCCCAGAACAATCGTAAAAGACACAACTTCAAGGATACTTTGGATATGACTgaggaggagaagcagcttATAGCCAAGGAGGACTCCGAAAAGCCATTTTTATGGTTGCACATCAGTGTACTGAGAGAATATCTGGCTGCTGAGTTGTGGGTGCCGAAATTATCGATCCCATTTGACCTGGAACGAGCCATCGACGACTGGGTTTTCATGTGTTTTTTCTGTGGTAATGactttcttcctcatctgCCTAGTCTTGACGTCAGGGAGAATAGTATCGATATATTATTAGACATATGGAAGGTTGTCCTGCCGGGCTTGAAGTCTTATATGACATGTGATGGTGAGTTGAACTTGAAGTCTGTTGAAACGCTATTGGGACATCTGGGTGCCCGTGAAGCggacatcttcaagacgAGACACATCCAGGAGGTGAGAAAACAGGAATCAATTCAGAGGAGGAAGTTGCAAAGAGATGTTTCGAAGGGTCAGGATAGACATCCAACCAAGGTTAATGAGCAATTACAGATGTATGACACCCAAGGAAATCTTGCAACGGGCTCATGGAATCTCACTACAAGCGATATGGTTAATCTGAAAAAGGAGATTATGTTAGCAAACGAAGGAGACGCTGAAGCGATAGCTATTGTAAAAGCGCAAAGTGATAAGAACGATCAAATTATGAAAGAAATAAGCTCAACTGACATGGATAAAGTTGTTAGCGAGGCTAATAAAGCCAATTACTCCGTTGCTGAtctaatgaagaagaagttgatagccaagaagcacaagCTGGAGCAGGAAGAAGCGAAACAAGAACGTGAGGCCAAACGAGCTAAAgccgaagaagaaaacatAGACGTAAAGCAGGCGGCAGCAGAAAGAGAactggatgaagaaatcagagCCGAGATCATCAATGAAgtcgaagaggaagatgccgatgatgatgatgaggataaTGATGCTGATGAGAATGAAGAGCCTATAGAAAGCGGACAGATCTCCTTCGAAGATCCAAAGGGGGGCCAGTCTGTGCCAGTCGTCTCTTCGGGTGGTATGCGCAGTGGAGTCTTTGACAGTGATGCTGAGGTGAGGCTATATGAACCTGGTTATAAAGAGAGATACTATATTGCCAAGTTCAATATCGGCGAACAAGAAATTGAGCCTTTGAGGAAGGATCTTGTAAAGCATTACATTGAAGGTGTCTCATGGGTTTTAGCCTATTATTATCAAGGCTGTGCGTCATGGGATTGGTTTTATCCTTATCATTATGCACCATTTGCTGCCGACTTTATTGGTATAGCCGACATCAAGATCGAGTTCGAAAAGGGTGAGCCAATCTTGCCTTACGAGCAACTGATGAGTGTGCTCCCTGCGGCCTCTGGTCACACGTTACCTCCTATATTCAGGCCTTTGATGAGTGATCCAGACTCGGAGATTATAGACTTCTATCCAACAGAGTTCCCGATTGATATgaatggaaaaaaaatgtcGTGGCAAGGCATAGCGCTCTTACCGTTCATTGAGTCTAAGAGACTGCTGAGAGTTGTGAGAGAGCAGTATCGACTTTTATCCGATTATGAGAAATCGCGTAATGTTCGTAAGGATCCGGTTCTAATCATCAGCAATAAAAACGTCAACTATGAGAAGTTTGCGAAGCGCTTATTTAAAGAAACTAGCGAGGAGACGGATCTAAAGTTTCAGCATTTCAAGAGTGGCCTTAGCGGTATCGTTTCAACTGAtgttgaaggatttcaGCTGAATAGCAAAATGCAGTGCCCTATTCAGACGGGCTCCCTGCCCGAGCTTTCTACGAACCTATTTCTCAAGATGGCATTCAAATTGCAGCCGCTACCTGGGAGAAATAAGTCTGTGACACTGAATGGTTTTATACCATCCGAACCAGTTTTATCGCCTTATGATTTGGATGCCATCTATTACAGATACAATAACAGCCAAAATGGTAACCGATCTGGTCGTTGGAATTTTGAAAATGATATGAGGCAAAACAAAGTACCTGTGGGCCCCAGCGGTACCACACAATATAAGCCACGAGTTGGAGGATTTCGGTCTTTTTACTATTTTGGACAGATGAACAACACAGCCAACTATTCCAATGAGTACAATGGTAGGAATTATCAGCAAGCGGAACAATATGCAGGTCAAAGAAGATATCCCGGTGCTGACAACTACAGAGGTAACAGCGGAGGCGCAAAGAACCAGTACAATACCCATCAGAGCCGTTACTCCGATAGCTATGGAACTGGTGCCGGTCGCAGCTATAATGTTCGCGACAGACAGTATTCGGGCAATGGTACTGCCATTGGAAGAAGGTATCAGGGATCTAATAGGCCAGCATACAAATCTGGATATACACCGCGCCGATAA
- the DBP5 gene encoding ATP-dependent RNA helicase DBP5 (ancestral locus Anc_5.643): MSEKKEDAAALLASLKIDSKKEAETPKTETTEKKDDAKSVSNDRKEVAAGSNLLKSEYEVKVKLADLQADPNSPLYSVKSFEELGLAPELLKGIYAMKFQKPSKIQERALPLLLHNPPRNMIAQSQSGTGKTAAFSLTMLTRVDVALGDVTQAICLAPSRELARQTLEVIQEMGKFTKITSQLIVPDSFAKNQPIKAHIVVGTPGTVLDLMRRKLINLPQVKIFVLDEADNMLDKQGLGDQCIRVKKFLPKTAQLVLFSATFDESVRTYAKKVVPDANTLELQRNEVNVEAIKQLYMDCNNEDHKYEVLCELYGLLTIGSSIIFVSTKKTANQLYARLKHEGHQVSILHGDLQSQERDRLIDDFREGRSKVLITTNVLARGIDIPTVSMVVNYDLPTLPNRQPDPSTYIHRIGRTGRFGRKGVAISFVHDKKSYTVLSSIQKYFGDIEMTRVPTDDWDEVEKIVKKTLKD, encoded by the coding sequence ATGagcgagaagaaggaggatGCGGCAGCTTTGCTTGCATCATTGAAGATAGACTCCAAAAAGGAGGCAGAAACTCCCAAGACCGAGACAactgagaagaaagatgatgCCAAGTCTGTCAGCAATGACAGAAAGGAAGTGGCAGCGGGTTCGAATCTGCTGAAGTCCGAGTATGAAGTTAAAGTTAAATTGGCTGATCTGCAAGCGGATCCCAACTCGCCTCTATACAGCGTGAAATCGTTTGAAGAGCTCGGTTTGGCACctgagctgctgaaggGAATATACGCAATGAAATTCCAAAAACCGTCCAAAATTCAGGAAAGAGCATTGCCGCTATTGCTTCATAACCCACCAAGGAACATGATTGCACAATCGCAGTCTGGTACTGGTAAGACTGCGGCGTTCTCTTTGACCATGCTGACGAGAGTCGACGTCGCGTTGGGCGACGTGACTCAAGCCATCTGTCTGGCTCCGTCGAGAGAACTGGCCAGACAAACCCTGGAAGTCATTCAAGAGATGGGCAAGTTCACTAAGATAACCTCGCAACTGATCGTCCCGGATTCGTTCGCCAAAAACCAGCCTATCAAGGCCCACATCGTGGTCGGAACTCCCGGTACAGTGTTGGATCTGATGCGCAGGAAGCTCATCAACCTGCCACAGGTCAAGATCTTTGTGCTGGACGAGGCCGACAACATGCTCGACAAGCAGGGTCTCGGTGACCAGTGTATTCGcgtcaagaagtttctgccCAAGACGGCCCAGTTGGTTCTGTTCAGCGCTACCTTCGACGAGTCCGTGAGAACGTACGCCAAGAAAGTGGTCCCCGACGCCAACACCCTAGAGCTGCAGAGGAACGAAGTCAACGTCGAAGCCATCAAACAGCTATACATGGACTGCAACAACGAAGACCACAAGTACGAAGTGCTCTGCGAGCTCTACGGGCTGCTTACAATCGGCTCGtcgatcatcttcgtcTCCACAAAGAAGACCGCCAACCAGCTCTACGCCAGGCTCAAGCACGAGGGCCACCAGGTCTCGATCCTGCATGGCGACTTGCAAAGCCAGGAGAGAGACCGCCTCATCGACGACTTCAGAGAGGGCAGATCCAAGGTCCTCATCACCACCAACGTGCTCGCCCGCGGTATAGACATCCCCACCGTCTCCATGGTGGTCAACTACGACTTACCCACCCTGCCCAACCGCCAGCCAGATCCCTCCACCTACATCCACAGGATCGGAAGAACAGGCCGTTTCGGCAGAAAAGGTGTGGCGATCTCGTTCGTCCACGACAAGAAGTCCTACACAGTCCTATCCTCGATACAGAAGTATTTCGGCGACATCGAGATGACTCGCGTTCCCACAGACGACTGGGACGAGGTCGaaaagatcgtcaagaagACCCTGAAGGATTAG
- the PMP3 gene encoding Pmp3p (ancestral locus Anc_5.642), producing the protein MDSSKIVSIILAIFLPPLSVFLSCGFGTEFIVDVVLTILAFFPGMLYALYLAFKA; encoded by the coding sequence ATGgattcttccaagatcgTCAGTATTATCCTAGCAATATTTTTGCCACCACTATCAGTGTTCCTATCCTGCGGATTCGGTACCGAGTTTATTGTCGACGTGGTTTTGACAATCTTGGCTTTCTTCCCAGGTATGCTTTACGCCCTCTACCTGGCTTTCAAAGCTTAA
- a CDS encoding type II protein arginine methyltransferase (ancestral locus Anc_5.646) — MRRFPGVVAQVRFKGSYPLIPIEQLRKGNGIHVGESGTLALRDYYEWLNLPSIMKHETFFTKRGELLSDLPDNTERLTLYDPILTRSIARWLLVDYKLNHYPYSDLNIINIYTDLPQSLRIAESMMGYFKQALSSNMFERIRYTMVPLHSHRQKLSGRLTRNIPGEVQIISDAAVFTSESTSSSHPQQFVIEDPVYFLMLNDIFKNTSHDLVRYNKSVGNWEQCYMDIHTSGGKSRRFDTDLDYWCDSCLSRALQKYDLGAAKQSAGFYIPTRLIQLFDLLKTVAPAHKLFAIDAPQRWHPSFLSMIRILAGYQPLRASKIVESHRSSIWRGRREDCGPRFTVDFTQIQQLYTSINESAKFCEVDDVPEFVNQWLDTGCEQSDKWAQDVLNSQLEMIGASELAILHSC; from the coding sequence ATGAGGAGATTTCCTGGAGTGGTTGCGCAGGTAAGGTTCAAGGGGAGCTATCCGTTAATCCCGATCGAACAGTTGCGGAAAGGCAATGGAATTCATGTGGGGGAAAGCGGCACTTTGGCTTTGCGCGACTACTATGAATGGCTGAATCTGCCGAGTATTATGAAACATGAGACCTTCTTTACCAAGCGAGGAGAACTGCTGAGTGATCTCCCGGATAACACAGAACGCTTGACGCTGTATGATCCGATTCTGACCCGTAGCATAGCTCGGTGGTTGCTGGTCGACTACAAGCTCAATCATTATCCCTACAGCGACTTGAACATCATAAACATCTACACAGACCTCCCGCAGTCACTGAGAATAGCCGAGAGCATGATGGGGTACTTCAAACAGGCACTGTCGAGCAACATGTTTGAGAGGATCAGATACACCATGGTCCCGCTGCATAGCCACCGTCAGAAACTGTCTGGCAGGTTGACTCGGAATATCCCAGGCGAGGTGCAGATCATCAGCGACGCGGCTGTCTTTACTTCAGAGTCTACTAGCTCGTCTCACCCGCAGCAGTTTGTCATCGAGGATCCCGTCTACTTCCTGATGCTGAacgacatcttcaagaacacTTCTCATGATCTGGTTAGGTACAACAAGAGCGTCGGCAACTGGGAGCAATGCTACATGGACATCCACACGTCTGGCGGCAAGTCACGGAGGTTTGACACGGATCTGGATTACTGGTGCGACTCCTGCTTGTCAAGAGCATTGCAGAAGTACGACCTCGGTGCGGCAAAACAGTCAGCGGGCTTTTATATCCCGACACGGTTGATacagctctttgatctgctcaagACCGTCGCCCCGGCGCACAAATTGTTCGCCATTGACGCGCCGCAGCGATGGCATCCGTCTTTCCTCTCGATGATCAGAATCCTGGCGGGCTACCAGCCTCTGCGAGCGAGCAAAATCGTCGAGTCGCACAGGAGCTCTATCTGGCGTGGAAGGCGCGAGGACTGCGGGCCGCGCTTCACTGTGGATTTCACGCAGATCCAGCAACTGTACACCAGCATCAACGAGTCCGCTAAGTTCTGCGAGGTCGATGACGTGCCCGAGTTCGTCAACCAGTGGCTAGATACCGGCTGCGAACAATCTGACAAGTGGGCGCAGGACGTGCTAAACTCGCAGTTGGAGATGATTGGCGCAAGCGAGCTGGCCATCTTGCACTCATGCTGA